Genomic DNA from Equus caballus isolate H_3958 breed thoroughbred chromosome 10, TB-T2T, whole genome shotgun sequence:
TGAAATGGGTTAATAACATGGAAAAGCACTTAGAACCCGTTGCCATAAAAACTTGTTGAAGTTTACActtcacagatatttatttcgGTTCTAAAGGTTTCTTTCTCCTTGCTGAGTTCCAGACCCGTAGACCCAACTTCCCCTGAAATCCACACTGAGATGGaccacagaagaagagaaaggcgTTCTTACCAGTGGATACGCTAAAGCATCCACCCACGCATTGATTCACACATTCATTTGTTGCTCCTTTCCTTCAACAAATAGCAAAGGCTTTGTGCCAGGCAATGAGGGCGCAGCCAGAGACAAAAGGGATTTGTCACCTACCTTCATGGAGATCTGTTCGGGAAGGCTTGTAGGGAAAAAAGTAATCAGTGATGTGATGAACCACAAGACTCTAGGACACCAGCGAAGGAGAATTGCACATGGCACTATGGGAGCATTTGATGGGTGATCTGACCAGGAAccgaggctgggggtggggtggggggctcagGAAAGGAGAGGTGGAGGAAGTGACATTGGAGGTGAGGTGATTAGGTGGGCAAAGCTGGGAACAGAGTGCCCCAGCAGAAGGACCATGAACTGAACTGTGTGCAGACCCCAAGGTAGGAAGGCTCTTGGTGTGTGGGAGGGACCCTGTGACGTCTAGTGTGGCTGGAGGTAAGTGGGCAACGTCCCCACCAGCTGGGAAGGTCGGAGGATCCCAGTGGTTGGTGAATGTTGGGTGCACCACCTGTGTTCATTCTTTTAACACTTTGGGTCTTGGCCTCATGAACACACTTTGGGACCTGCGTCATAGTTGTGTGTGTCCTGCGTTGGGATTTGCCACAGGGATGCAGATAAGTGGATGAGGTTGAGGGCAGAGATGGGGCTGGGGTTTGGGGACTAGAGATTGGAGGATGGGGTTGGAGACAAAACAAGTGGGTTTGGGCTTAGGATAGGGTAGTGGATGGGAGATGGGTTGGGAATTAGGGTTAGAGATGAAAATGAGGATGCGTCTGGAGCTAGAGATGGGGATGGGGTTGTGTTTGGGGTTTAGGACAAGGAGAATATGGTGGATGGCTTGGGGTTGTGGATGGTGCTGGAGGTGAAGTTGGAGCTGGCTGTGAGACAGGCACAGATGTGGGGACGAGGACGGGATTGGGAGATGTGTGGGGATGGAGATGTGGCTGTGGCCGGACATGGAGACTAGGATGCAGGTGGATCTGGGCCCCCAGAACCCTATTCTTTCCCGGTGGACGCAGCCTCTTCCTGGGAGGAAGATCGCAAGTTCGTCCTGCGGGCCTGGTGTCTCATCTTCAGCATCCTCGCGACCCTGATGGCGCTCACCATGATGGACGGGCGTATGGCCTACATGCAGGGCTCTCACACTGGCTATGTGGGCATCTGGATTGACTGCAGGAAGCACCAGTGTGCCATCCCGGGCCAAGTCACCGGTCAGTAGGAGCCTGGACAGGCTACGGGGTGCTCTGGAGGGGGGCCGTCTCTGGAGATTATCAGGGGTTGGAATCTCTGGGGAAATCTTTTTGGGTGTTCTTGGGGGGAAATCTTTAGAACTCTCCAGAGGGTCTCTGGGAACTCTCTGAAGGCCTTGCGAGGGAGTCTCCTGGAGTTGTATATGGCTTGTACGGAAATGGGACTGTCTAGCTCATGGGAAGGAGAACATTACACTGGATCAAAAGCCAATCCAACTCATGATTAGATGGCTAAAGACAccatcatcctctctctctctctcacttttttttttttttttttggtgaggaagattggccctgagctaacatctgtgcccatcttcccctattttctatgtaggacactgccactgcatggcctgatgagcggtgtgtaggtctgcacctgggatccgaacttgtgaaccccaggctgccgaagcagagcatggaaacttaagctctatgccactgggctggccctctctctcactttttaaaatagttgggttttttttcaagATGACAGGAGGCTCCCAGCTTCTTCAGAAATGTTTTGCCTCCTGGTGGGTCTCTGTGCGTTTCCAGGGCTTCTGAGCATGGCAACAGGGGGTTGGAATCCTGGCTCAACTGCTTGGTAGCTGGGTGATCTGGggcacctctctgtgcctcagtttcctcatttctaaaatggcaGCGATGGTAGTCCCTCTTCAGGGACTGTTTGAGGAAAAAGTGAGTTAAAACATGCCAAAgaattagaacagtgcctggcacatattaagtgGGACAACAGGGTTAGCTATTTTATTATAAGGATTTTCCCCCCAGCCAATGCACCTGCCTTTATTTCAGATCTCAGATAACTGCTTATGAAACTTCCAGAACACTGTGTAGTGTTaatcttacttatttattttggaggTCTCTTTCTCTTATACTTTCCAAATTCAAGTTAGTATAATTAAAATGAACATGGCTTTAAGTTATGGAAAAATCCAGAGGCATGGATGTAAGTGGGTTCAGGTACTgctggatccaggtgctcaaaGGGTGTGAGTAGCAATCTGTCTCTTGCCATCTCTCTGTGACAGCTTCCTCTGTGTTGGGCCCTCAGACAAGCTGTGCTCACGCTGTGGCAATGGGGCCGTCACCAGTGCCCAGAGTCCCTCCTTTCTGTAAACAACCCTGGGAAAAAGAGGACTGATTGCCTTCTGTGGCTCTCAAGCGAAGGTCTCAGGATTAACTCCAATGGGATCAGATGCTCTTCCCTGGCATTTCTCACTCCTCCCAGTTGCTGTGGTCAGGAGAACATCATGCTGTGACTGGCTGGATCTGGATCACATGCTTTTCTTAAAAGTCAGTGGAGCGGTCCCTTCCGTTAGGAGCACAAGGACAGACGGTGGCTGGAGAGTTCCTCGGAACAAAATCGAGTTGCTGTTGCCAGAAGAACAGGAACGGATGCTGGGTGGGCAGAAACGACTGCGCACCATTTCCCCCTATATTTGTGATTCTTTATTTGAGCATAATTCCTTTGGGGGTAAGATTCCCAAGAGTGGAGTAACCGTGTTTCAAAAGGGCTGGTGAGATTTTGTAAGCCTTTGATAGACACTCCCCAGAGAGGTCAGGATTCTCATGACAAGCAGCAGGAGCCAATTCAAACTGGTTTAAGCAGAAAACAGATTTATACGGGACGTCTGTCGGGGAGCTTGTGGGATCTCTGGGAGGCGAGAGAACTGGGCTGCGGGGGTCGAGTGACCAGGACCATACCCAGAGATGCTCTGGAGGACTGGCTGGCTGGGCACACGCCTTGCAGCCTGCCCTGTGGACCCCGGCCTCTCCTGGCCTGGTCTCCCCTGGGGAACCCTTTTCTCCGCTGCCTCAGGACCTTAGAGATGGCTGCGGCCGCTCTGACCAGCCTGCTTCTTCCGGCTGCCGATTTCAGGGCGTGGCTCTGTTTTATTGGTGGAGCCTGGTCACGTGCCGAGGTCCTAGCTGTAAGGGAGGCTGGATTCCTTCCTGGGAGAGGTGGATGCCTACGATGGGAAAATTCCCCAAATGCGGGACTGCTGTTCAAAGGTACTGAGAAGACGAAAAAGGTGAATGTTCATTACATTCCCCGTTTATTCTAAAACGTTAACTTTGTTCACGTGACttcaaagtttttctttatttgaaagttTAAATGACTTTTATTGAATTTGAACCTGTGATATATTTACACGCTTTAACATTTTAACAAGTGCAAATGTCTGCCCGTCATTTCcgtcctccttccctcccatctcCCTTCCTGGGGGCTTCTGATGTCACCAAACCATTTTTAAGGTCTTTTGTGTTCTAGCCATATTCTCTCCACGTATGACAAAATGGCTATATATTTATACTTGCATatgactatatatacatatacaaacatagacatatacacacacacacacataggtttgtgtatatgtatatatgtttatttatttaccattttaaaaacacacatagggGTCTGGCCGAgaagcataatggttaagtttgtgcgctccacttcagtggcccagggttcgcgggtttggatcctgggtgtggacatatgcaccactcatcaagccatgctgtggcagcaactcacatacaaaatagaggaagattggcacagatgttagctcagcaacgatcttcctcaagcaaaaagaggaagacaggcaacagaggttagctcagggccaatcttcgtcacaaacacacacaaaaaacccaaaaaacaaaaacacaaatggcAGTATTGTAGtctctttttaaagtaaatcaccatttattgaatgctagGACTGTGCAAAGCTTTATGGCTGGCATAAAGATGTAACATGTAAGttatgaaagtttttttttaataaggtgaagaaatttagaatttttatgtaGTCTAATTTCTCCACCTTTGCCTCTGTGACCTTACCAATTGCTTCTCAGCTTTGGGGAGTTCTCCTCGCTCTAGATTTTTGGTGAATATTGAAttctggctgtgtgtgtgtgtgtgttttagggtTTGACTGTGATTTTGGTGGCTGGTACGCAGGCAGCATTGACCCCTGTGTTCCTTGCCAACCTATGGAATACCTTGAATTAGGAGTTTTTGGGTCACAATGACAGAGACTCTAACTTGAACTAGCTTGGGTGAAGGAATTTACGGGCTCGCCTCAGTGAAAAAGGGTTGGGGTAGGAGTgctttcaggcatggctgaaccCAGGAGTCCAAGTGATAGCATCAGACATTTCGGTCTGTCTGTTTCTTGGCTACTTGAATTGGTTTCATTCTCAAGGCTCCATGTAGTGGCAAGTCAGGATCCAGCTAGGAGAAGAAATCATTCTAGATGCTTCAGAGGGTAGTAAACGTAGGGAACTGGTTTCACGGGTCACAGAAGAGCTGAGAAGCCAAGTAGGGAATGATGAGGCAAGGCAGGGGTTAGCAACTCAGCAAGCTGCTAGTCCCTAGGCGAGAAGGACAAAGGGAGGACGTGGTATGACCAGAACCCAGAAGCTGGAGCCATCTGGAAGGCACTGACTCATGGTGGGATTTGCTTAGAGGTGGCTACATTCACCGAAGAAATACAGCTACTCCTGAAGacacccactgaagcagagagagggagataaaTACCCTGGCTTGTCCCCTCCTCCCAGAGCCAGTCTTCTCCCAGTGCTTCCCATTAGCCTAACGTAGTGATAAGCCAGGaagcaaaggaggctgggaaatgtagttcttgCAATACAGACTAGGGAAGGACAGGGAATGGATCTGAGAGCAGACAACGACCGGCCGAACTCCTAACCTTGGGCCTCAAGTCGGGCAGGAAAAAGAGCATGAAAATTTTCTGCAAAGTCCTGTGTGGCTGGGTCACACGGGTACCCCAAACCAAGCCTGGTGGCTAGAGCATTGCAATGTACTGATTGATTAGCTTGTAACTGGGGCAGAGTAGGGAACGGGCGGGAGGGTGAAATGCATGTTGGTAAGGTAAGCTGCAAATATGGACTGCTGACCAAAGCACAGAGTGGCCCGGTCTGTGGGACGACAAGAGCCAGGAACTTGAGTGTCATctcagctctctttctctctttttctggtcTGCCTTCCCTTCTTAGTTTTGCTCTCTCAGAGCTCCTTCCCTTATGAGGCTGGATCCAAGGCTCAGGCAGTTGCAGGCTCCTTATCTTCTTGATTGGAGGAGCGAGAGCTCATCCCTGACAGCTTTAGTCAGAAATAAGTCCCAGGGCAGAGCCTGATTGGTGGGCTTTGGTCATGTGACCCTCTTTGGGCTAATCACCATGGCTGGGGCATGGGGCACAGTGATTGGCTCAGCCGGAGTCACATGAGTACCTCTGTGGTCCCAGAGGGCAGGGTGTGTCTTGAGAAGCCcttaatcaagacagtgtgattgACCCCGAGAGCGCTATGGTCATTCTGTCTCTATTACTAACCTCCCGCTTTCTGGTTAGGTGTTAGAGACATGCAGTTTGCCAGAAACGAAGCAGAGGGAGTCTTAGCTCATTTGGCTCAAACAGTCTTGCATTGTTGAAAAGCAGACTCAATAGGAAGAGCCAAAAGGAGGAGACGTAATTCTCAGGAGGGGCTGAAGCTCTTGACATACTGAAACGTAAATTGGATAAATATCCGTTGTAAACGGAGTGTGATTGCATCTTTTAGGTACGTTGGCATTAGAGTATTTGATTGGAGGTTTTCcttgtgtatacgtgtgtgtgtgcgctctGGGGGACGACGGGGGTGATTCAGAGAATGTGGGGGGCTCTGGGGTGTGAATGGGGATGCCACTGCGCTACCCAGGGAACTTCTGGGGCTGTGAATGGGGTGACCAGGGGACCTTAGGGTGGGAGTGGCAGAGACTTTAGCAGAAGTAGGGTGTCTGGAGATGACTAAGGTGTCTTGGGTAACTTTGAGGGTGCTATTGGGAGTGTCCAGGGGTGACACTGAGGGTACGAATGTGAGTGGCTGTGGGACATCTTTTGGAATTATGAGTGGGGTGATTTTGGAGCTGTACGTGGAGGTGACTCTAGAAATGGTTGAGATGCTTCTGTGGAGTGACTCAGGGTCATCTGTGGGGTGGCcttgggggtgtgggtggggttGATTATGACGTTCTCTCGGGGCTGACTGTGGAGTAAGGTGGGTGCGATTTGAGACAGCTCTGAGGGTGTGAGTGGGGATGACTTTGAACAGACTTTACGGGGACTTGGGGATGATTTGTGAGTGAGAGGAGTCATTTTGGGGTTTCTAGGAGGTGACTTTGGAAATGCAAGTGGAGCTGATTTTGAGGATGTCTGTGGCTAAACTTTGGGGGTGTCTGTTTGGGATGCTGCTCGTGGGTGTCAAGCGGATGAGTTTGGAGGGTGACCTTGGAGAGCGTCTGGGGATGACTCCGGGGCATCCTCCCCCCCGCCCTTTGCCCCCCAGTTCTCATCCACATGAGCATGGGCTGCATGATGCTGGCCCTGATGCTGTGTCTGGTCCTCCTCCTCACCATGGGCATCTCCTTCTGGCCAGTCTTCCGCCGCCTTAACAAGATCGACCTTGTCTTCAGTTCCCTCAGCTTCAGCGTTGGTAAGTGTCGGCTTGGGGGAAGGGGTGCCCTCCCCCCTCAGCATCTCTCCCCGGGGCTCTCTTTCCAGCTTT
This window encodes:
- the TMEM277 gene encoding uncharacterized protein TMEM277 isoform X2, translated to MDSSSVLAPPSSWEEDRKFVLRAWCLIFSILATLMALTMMDGRMAYMQGSHTGYVGIWIDCRKHQCAIPGQVTVLIHMSMGCMMLALMLCLVLLLTMGISFWPVFRRLNKIDLVFSSLSFSVGFLIVLSLTLFVVNCETLRPRPQPPPPGTLSYLNQVGMWSKGTYSRERWVSRRRVTTQSTPRHVSDQQSDADP
- the TMEM277 gene encoding uncharacterized protein TMEM277 isoform X1 yields the protein MDSSSVLAPPSSWEEDRKFVLRAWCLIFSILATLMALTMMDGRMAYMQGSHTGYVGIWIDCRKHQCAIPGQVTVLIHMSMGCMMLALMLCLVLLLTMGISFWPVFRRLNKIDLVFSSLSFSVGFLIVLSLTLFVVNCETLRPRPQVSYLVTTYLCWGAAALMLWAGTLSYLNQVGMWSKGTYSRERWVSRRRVTTQSTPRHVSDQQSDADP
- the TMEM277 gene encoding uncharacterized protein TMEM277 isoform X3, producing the protein MDSSSVLAPPSSWEEDRKFVLRAWCLIFSILATLMALTMMDGRMAYMQGSHTGYVGIWIDCRKHQCAIPGQVTVLIHMSMGCMMLALMLCLVLLLTMGISFWPVFRRLNKIDLVFSSLSFSVGFLIVLSLTLFVVNCETLRPRPQAR